The ANME-2 cluster archaeon genome includes a window with the following:
- a CDS encoding DUF166 domain-containing protein has product MRICILYTGEFGAKVVGNLVNPGSFCTSCGDLCDKCRGGRLSFGDMVYEIHELPAGLPEFIEDAGEFLPEMGACDLILAMGIHPDLLAALPVVVNSTGAKAVIVPVEEPGWAPLGLQKQLRGKLESMGVECEFPKPFCALTKTGKPVIDEFVEMGFGRPELEICLGDDGQTFTHVRVLRDAPCGCTWYVAKKLKWSDVAGYKETVSEAHHAYPCTGSMERDTELGDTILHEAGYIIRDAVERGMEAD; this is encoded by the coding sequence ATGCGGATTTGCATCCTGTATACGGGTGAGTTCGGAGCTAAAGTGGTGGGTAACCTGGTGAATCCGGGCAGTTTTTGCACATCCTGTGGTGACCTGTGTGATAAGTGCAGGGGTGGCAGGTTGTCTTTCGGGGATATGGTGTATGAGATACATGAACTGCCTGCCGGATTGCCTGAATTTATCGAAGATGCGGGTGAGTTCCTTCCAGAGATGGGTGCGTGTGACCTGATATTGGCCATGGGAATTCACCCTGACCTGCTGGCGGCCCTGCCTGTGGTGGTGAATTCCACGGGAGCGAAAGCAGTGATAGTGCCGGTGGAAGAGCCGGGATGGGCACCGCTGGGATTGCAGAAGCAACTGCGTGGAAAGCTGGAATCTATGGGTGTGGAATGCGAATTTCCCAAGCCGTTCTGTGCCCTTACGAAGACTGGCAAGCCTGTTATTGATGAGTTTGTGGAAATGGGATTCGGCAGGCCTGAACTGGAAATATGTCTCGGCGACGATGGGCAGACCTTTACGCATGTACGGGTGTTGCGGGATGCCCCCTGTGGTTGCACATGGTATGTTGCAAAGAAGTTGAAGTGGTCTGATGTTGCAGGTTATAAGGAGACGGTGTCAGAGGCTCACCATGCTTACCCGTGCACGGGAAGTATGGAGCGGGACACTGAGCTTGGGGATACTATTCTGCATGAGGCGGGGTATATTATCAGGGATGCTGTGGAGCGGGGGATGGAAGCCGACTGA
- a CDS encoding sulfurtransferase TusA family protein, translating into MNHTPETHPYKTLDCIGLFCPIPVFNTTEAINTIEVGEVLEVLTDDPASTQDIPRWAKRTGHKLLKFEDQGDNFRFLIERTK; encoded by the coding sequence GTGAACCACACACCAGAAACACATCCATATAAGACACTGGACTGCATAGGTCTGTTCTGTCCTATTCCTGTGTTCAACACTACAGAGGCCATTAATACTATTGAGGTTGGCGAGGTACTGGAAGTGCTTACCGACGACCCGGCCTCGACCCAGGATATTCCCAGATGGGCTAAACGGACCGGACATAAATTGCTGAAATTCGAGGACCAGGGAGACAATTTCCGGTTCCTTATCGAGAGAACTAAATGA
- a CDS encoding carboxymuconolactone decarboxylase family protein, which yields MTEQKKIIKDIENKLGFEPQVLHTIGDLDPDFLQAYHKCDKKLLSDGALTAKAKVLMALAVVASQRCESCTVAQMRSALKQGATKEEIMETMEVVFLTSGAPGVASCREALKLVK from the coding sequence ATGACCGAACAAAAGAAGATTATCAAGGATATCGAAAATAAATTGGGTTTTGAACCTCAAGTATTGCACACTATCGGTGATCTTGACCCGGATTTCCTTCAAGCATACCATAAATGTGATAAGAAACTTCTCTCAGACGGTGCCCTTACAGCAAAGGCAAAAGTGTTGATGGCACTGGCGGTAGTAGCGTCCCAGCGTTGTGAATCCTGTACCGTCGCACAGATGAGAAGTGCCCTGAAACAGGGTGCAACAAAAGAAGAGATCATGGAAACTATGGAAGTGGTCTTCCTCACATCAGGCGCTCCAGGCGTGGCTTCATGTAGAGAAGCGCTGAAATTGGTGAAATAA
- a CDS encoding PAC2 family protein — protein sequence MEITMHKYKDMDLKGATLINGFPSSSLMNSIVASYLVNAMDLDQICGLDADEFPPIAMIYDSKPKFPARIYANEEAKLVVFLSEFTPLPEMARDIARFMLSFAEDKGCSRILSPETQIIENDGFKLLGVGSTDASRKELADMKMDQLVHSMIAGISGVLLNEGRLRNLNVIVPVAQRGPDTSDARTAARVVEIIDKMIPTIKIDLKPLYQEAEGVEKYLKSLREQAAKPADHYDMYS from the coding sequence ATGGAAATAACTATGCATAAGTACAAGGACATGGACCTGAAAGGTGCGACGCTCATCAATGGTTTCCCTTCCAGCAGTTTGATGAACTCTATCGTAGCCAGTTACCTGGTAAATGCTATGGACCTGGACCAGATATGTGGTCTTGATGCTGATGAGTTCCCGCCGATTGCTATGATATATGATTCAAAACCCAAATTCCCTGCCCGGATATATGCTAATGAGGAGGCAAAACTGGTTGTATTCCTTTCAGAGTTCACACCACTTCCTGAGATGGCCAGGGATATTGCCAGGTTTATGTTGTCTTTTGCCGAGGATAAGGGGTGCAGCCGGATACTATCTCCTGAGACCCAGATAATTGAGAATGACGGATTCAAACTTCTTGGTGTAGGGAGTACCGATGCTTCCCGGAAAGAGTTGGCAGATATGAAAATGGATCAACTGGTGCATAGTATGATCGCAGGTATCTCGGGTGTTTTGCTTAATGAAGGAAGGCTACGCAACTTAAATGTGATAGTACCCGTTGCACAGCGGGGACCTGATACTTCAGATGCCAGGACTGCTGCAAGGGTAGTTGAAATAATTGATAAGATGATACCTACCATCAAGATAGACCTCAAGCCATTGTATCAGGAAGCTGAAGGTGTGGAAAAATACCTGAAAAGCCTCAGGGAGCAGGCTGCTAAACCCGCAGACCATTACGATATGTACAGTTAA
- a CDS encoding PIN domain-containing protein, protein MAVLLDTSYFVAYINSRDRNHQRSRELSPDIFAGKYGPTVVTDHIFDETITTCMHRVNNTPEIERLGDYILDSEIELFQVNDALFRETWDLFKKYHYSFTDCTSAVFSKKNGIQYIVTFDHHFDTFKWLNRIC, encoded by the coding sequence ATGGCAGTCCTGCTCGACACCAGTTACTTTGTAGCATATATCAACAGCCGCGACAGGAACCACCAGCGTTCAAGGGAACTATCACCTGACATTTTCGCGGGTAAATACGGCCCGACAGTGGTTACCGACCATATTTTCGATGAGACCATAACCACCTGCATGCACCGGGTCAATAATACACCTGAGATTGAAAGATTAGGTGACTACATACTGGATTCTGAAATTGAATTATTCCAGGTAAATGATGCACTTTTCAGGGAAACATGGGACCTGTTCAAGAAGTACCATTACAGTTTTACTGACTGCACTTCGGCAGTCTTTTCTAAAAAAAATGGGATTCAATACATTGTTACATTTGACCATCATTTTGATACATTTAAGTGGTTGAATAGAATATGTTGA
- a CDS encoding nucleotidyltransferase domain-containing protein — protein MTDIATNVLKNVLLQHDEIVAAYLFGSHARGYARNDSDIDVGILLSDDRSGSGMYPMQIARELRDACKTKRDIDVRILNNGTLRFLHQVLKGKLLFCRDEKKRIEFETSVISRYLDFKPIFQEYDRMRKLRVLQ, from the coding sequence ATGACCGATATTGCTACAAATGTTCTGAAAAATGTCCTTTTACAGCACGATGAAATTGTAGCAGCATATTTATTCGGTTCCCATGCGAGAGGATATGCCAGAAACGACAGCGATATAGATGTTGGGATATTACTTTCAGATGACCGGTCGGGTAGTGGAATGTATCCCATGCAGATCGCAAGAGAATTAAGAGATGCCTGTAAGACGAAACGGGACATAGATGTTAGAATACTGAATAATGGGACCTTGAGGTTTCTTCATCAGGTTTTAAAAGGCAAACTGTTGTTCTGCAGGGATGAAAAGAAAAGGATCGAGTTTGAAACTTCTGTGATCAGCAGGTATCTTGATTTTAAACCTATTTTTCAAGAGTATGATAGGATGCGTAAATTGAGGGTACTGCAATGA
- a CDS encoding cytochrome c family protein → MVILVLSLILAIQIQGLAETAPGEFSSDQFADPLKKCQSCHAEIYKQWDGSMHSKAVIDPYYLALSKMASKETDGLTDTYCARCHTPIGVVSGEVPPADGSNLSEIAKKGVQCDFCHTVSESDGTANAKFTVSPDGIKRGPFADSRSPAHETEYSELHTKAEFCGMCHDVNHPINGLPLEATYTEWKNGPYATEGIQCQDCHMTPGITKYQANPGPASGLSASREHIWTHFGVGGNVFMTEFLGSKTHADMSVERLQRAAQVKVIPGGSVVPGESYEFEVTIKNIGAGHYLPTGLTESREMWLDITMIDGQGNEIYRSGALDDHGNIDPEAIVYHTIVGDANGNPTHKIWEAESILSDHRIPPKGEDTETHGFTMPEDVTLPVSITAVLKYRSAPQEFINDLLGEEFVVPVVDMTQDSETLGDNDTSMPGFQITIPMTLGFMLLVYIMKGNKK, encoded by the coding sequence ATGGTGATACTAGTTTTATCTTTGATATTAGCAATCCAAATCCAGGGTTTGGCCGAAACTGCACCAGGAGAATTCAGTTCAGACCAGTTTGCGGACCCTTTGAAAAAGTGCCAGTCATGCCATGCTGAAATATACAAACAGTGGGATGGTTCCATGCATTCAAAGGCCGTTATAGACCCATACTACCTGGCACTGTCAAAAATGGCAAGTAAAGAAACCGACGGGCTTACCGATACATACTGTGCAAGATGTCACACACCTATCGGGGTCGTCTCAGGGGAAGTGCCGCCAGCGGACGGCTCCAACCTGAGTGAAATAGCCAAAAAGGGTGTACAGTGCGATTTCTGTCACACGGTATCTGAGAGCGACGGCACAGCAAACGCGAAATTTACCGTATCACCAGATGGTATAAAGCGGGGTCCTTTCGCTGACTCAAGGTCGCCAGCCCACGAAACGGAATACTCCGAACTCCATACAAAGGCCGAATTCTGCGGTATGTGTCATGATGTTAACCATCCTATAAACGGGCTCCCTCTTGAAGCCACTTATACAGAATGGAAGAACGGCCCCTATGCAACCGAAGGTATCCAGTGCCAGGATTGTCACATGACTCCGGGTATTACAAAATACCAGGCTAATCCCGGTCCAGCATCCGGATTAAGTGCGAGTCGGGAACATATATGGACCCATTTCGGTGTAGGTGGGAATGTATTCATGACCGAATTCCTGGGTTCCAAGACCCATGCAGACATGTCAGTGGAAAGATTGCAAAGAGCGGCACAGGTAAAAGTGATACCTGGTGGCTCAGTGGTGCCGGGTGAGTCTTATGAGTTCGAGGTTACCATAAAGAATATCGGAGCCGGGCATTATCTGCCAACCGGCCTGACCGAATCAAGGGAAATGTGGCTGGATATAACTATGATCGATGGGCAAGGGAATGAAATTTATCGCTCGGGTGCCCTGGACGACCATGGCAATATTGACCCTGAGGCAATTGTGTACCATACTATAGTAGGCGATGCAAATGGCAATCCTACTCATAAGATATGGGAAGCCGAGAGCATCCTGTCAGACCACAGGATACCACCAAAAGGTGAAGATACCGAAACCCATGGATTTACAATGCCTGAGGATGTGACCTTACCCGTTTCTATCACTGCAGTACTAAAATATCGCTCTGCTCCCCAGGAATTCATCAATGATTTATTGGGAGAAGAGTTCGTGGTGCCTGTAGTCGATATGACACAGGATTCGGAAACACTTGGGGATAACGATACAAGCATGCCCGGGTTCCAGATAACAATTCCGATGACATTGGGGTTCATGCTATTAGTATACATAATGAAAGGGAATAAAAAGTGA
- a CDS encoding DsrE/DsrF/DrsH-like family protein has protein sequence MADEKLLYVQTSGVNTPERLYSPLVLAQTAKAMGIDATVYFLGMGITVVKKGEAEKVQVGIFPDLKQVLDQTAAAGVKLYVCEASTQLIGLDRGEFIPEVEIVGAATLNDLVLEADGTMWF, from the coding sequence ATGGCTGACGAAAAATTATTATATGTCCAGACCAGCGGAGTGAACACACCAGAAAGATTGTATTCCCCTCTAGTGCTTGCTCAGACTGCCAAAGCTATGGGTATTGATGCTACCGTGTATTTTTTGGGTATGGGTATCACCGTGGTTAAGAAAGGAGAAGCCGAAAAAGTGCAGGTCGGGATTTTTCCTGACCTAAAACAGGTGCTTGACCAGACCGCAGCTGCCGGGGTTAAGCTATATGTCTGCGAAGCCAGCACCCAGTTGATAGGTCTTGATAGAGGCGAGTTCATACCTGAAGTTGAAATCGTTGGGGCGGCAACCCTTAACGACCTGGTATTGGAAGCTGATGGGACAATGTGGTTTTAG
- a CDS encoding class II SORL domain-containing protein has protein sequence MTEKNFFNGMNRPVDAADLTEAEKKHVPVIVSPGSVKPGEPFEVSVTVGSIPHVMEPAHHIQWVELYAGEDFLARIAFTPGFTKASITLTVVLEAAGRATLRVIERCNIHGLWESTRDITVG, from the coding sequence ATGACAGAAAAGAATTTTTTTAATGGAATGAACCGACCAGTTGATGCGGCAGATCTGACCGAAGCGGAAAAGAAACATGTCCCTGTGATCGTATCTCCCGGCAGTGTAAAGCCAGGCGAACCATTTGAAGTGAGTGTTACCGTGGGGAGCATACCTCATGTAATGGAACCGGCACATCACATCCAGTGGGTGGAACTTTATGCAGGAGAGGATTTCCTGGCCAGGATTGCGTTTACCCCTGGTTTTACGAAAGCCAGTATTACTTTGACTGTTGTGTTGGAAGCGGCAGGAAGGGCAACATTGAGAGTTATAGAGCGATGTAATATTCACGGATTGTGGGAGAGTACCAGAGATATTACTGTAGGTTAA
- a CDS encoding desulfoferrodoxin FeS4 iron-binding domain-containing protein: MAVMEKGEKYRCNICGNEVTVTKVGGGTLVCCGEDMELLK; the protein is encoded by the coding sequence ATGGCAGTAATGGAGAAAGGCGAAAAGTATCGATGCAATATCTGTGGTAATGAAGTGACGGTGACTAAAGTCGGTGGCGGGACCCTGGTCTGCTGTGGCGAGGATATGGAACTCCTGAAATGA